TTGATGATCAAGTGTCTATGGGTTTGGACCTCTAATGGTGTTTTAGTAGGCAAGTAAGAAAGACGAGAACGCATGTGCGCCCAACGTGGAAAGACACTCTCTTGGACGGTTAACATCATTAATCCTTTTTCTAATCATTACCTACACAACTATCCTGTCTTATTCACATCTAATTACTCTTTTAATCAAGGGACCATGTGATGAGCGCACTATGTAGATTCACAATTCTCAACCACATTAAGAAGTTTTAAAACAAAGGAAATGTGTTTTTGGCTATCTAAACCTGAAAATCAATCAATCCCTTGATCCAACTAGTTTGCATAAGTTTTATGATCTGATATGGTGCAAAGTGTGTGAATTAAGGAGTTAAATGAATTTATTAATTACTTGGCTAAAATAAAGTGTAACCAGTAATAGTTACATTCCAACACTTACAATGACACTCGCATGCAACCTCAACATCTTCTTCTCTTCCTACCAACAAACTCTTTCTGCTTCAATAATTCCACTTCATCTCCTAGTATCGCTGCCATCACCTGCATCCTATTCTGAGCCTCAGCCATCTCTCCAGCCACTTCCCGGCAACTCGCTCCAAGCTCCAATGCCTCGGCCTCACAACTAGCCATCTCCTTCTCCGTCTCAAGCAACAGTTTCCTCAAATTACCAGTTTTCTCGTGAAGTAGCCTTAGTCGACTGTATGAACTCATAAACTCACTCAACACCTGCACATGTTTCGCTGAAACACTCTCCAGCTGAAGCTTCTCTGAGTTGTACTGCTCCATTAGGTCATCCAAATCGGGGAATGACCACTCAGCTTCTTCAACAGGTTGCTCATAGCATATCATCTCACGTTTCGCCACAGAACCATTAGAGACCGTATCTCTGCCCAAACCACTTGTTGCTTCATCTACACTCAGCTTGGAAAGAGCACAATCACCATGTAGTTTCTCTCCAGGTTCAATCACAACGGGTTCAGACATAAGGAAACCTAATAAACAACATGAGAGAGTAGAAAGTACATCCCAGCGCAACAATACTTCAAAAAGAATCAAACTTTGTGCATAACTGAATCAATCACCTTGGTTCACAGCAGCAGGAGCAGAATGTACATCAGAAACAGAAGAGTCATCCTCTGTATTCTCCGGTACACCAGCAGCAGCAGCCAGGAAGCTGCTTTCCACATCACTCAAAACAAGATCAGCTTCCTCCCAGAAACCAATCTCATCAGCTGCATCACACCTCACCTCAACATCATCCACCCATTTGAAGAATCCACAAGCCCCAAAACCCTAAAAACACTAACTTTCTTAAAACCATACACTCTTTTAAAAGTTGGTTATCGATCAAATCAAAACCTTTTTGACGCCGCATTGCAAGTAAGCTCGTCCAGAATCAGCTACGACTCTCCGGCAAGGTCCAGAACCGCAGGGGCAATCGGGGATGGTGAAGGCGGGGCGGAATCTGATATCTTCGTCGGTTGCTTTGTCACACCACTTGAAGAAGGTGCACTTCTGAGCCTGAGAGAGACATTCAAATCGTTAGCGAGAGAATTCAATTCGCGTTTGATTCGATGGAATCGTGAAAGAAGTACGAACAGCAGGGCATTTGTAGAATCTCCTTCCGGGATTCTCTTTAGTGTTCGAGAGCTTGGTTTCGCAGAGACCTCCGCCGCAAGGGCAGTGGATCGACGGTGGAGGAGGATCGTCATCGGCTTTCGATTTGAGAGGGCAATCGCTGATCCAGTGGCCGGTTTGACGGCATCGGAAGCAGTTGCCGGTTTGCATCCCGTCGTCGTCACGCTCTCGGAGACATCCAACCTCCGTCTCATTCTCAATGATGTTGTTATGGGCCTTAAGCTTATTGTAATTGGTTTTTGAAGCCCGATGATTTGCTCGTTAATGTGGGCCATTACATGTTTAAGTGGGCCATATTAGATTAAAAAATTTAAACCCATCAAATTAAAGCTAAGCAGATTTTTATTTTCTTCTAAATAATTATAAAATATCAAATTTCGAAATAAATAGGAATTCAGATGTTACAACTTGTGGTTACAAATTCCTTAACCTAACTATCTAATCAACGTTGATTACCTAACTTTGTTAGATCTAAATCTAAGATGAGATTACACTAGCCAGAAGAGGCTACTAACACTCTATCCATCCGATGATGGTTAAGTACATAGACAAGCGCCGAAGCTCAAAGTCAGCTAACTAAGTGGATTCAATTATTCAAATATCATTATGATGGATGAGGAGAGAAACGATAATTGTGCTAACGTAATCTTAGTTAGTTAGTTAGTTGTAGGATTAGAAGGTAAATGAAGAAGGAGAATTAGATTAGTACGAGCTAATGATGCAGTTAAGTATGCATGTGTAGGAAGTATGGTTGAGAAACTACGCACACCTAACCCCTCGTCTAGGCCTCGGCGTTCGGGTACCCGTTGGCGTTCGGGTCGGGTTTTTCGGATTTTGGTTCTTTTTTATAACACCACTTAGGTCCATTCTAGTAAATTTACAAGTACGGGTCGGATTCAGATATAACACATCGGGTTCGGGTCGGTTTTGTATCACATTATATAACTCATAAAGTAATCATATATCATTCGGATTCGGTTATATCGGATCGGTTCGGTTATACCCGATATAATGTAGTTATTTAAATTTTAAATACTTATCGTTAGATACCATATCAAAATAAATATAAAATTGAATATTTGAAGTATATATTCATGTTTCATATAATTATATTGTATATTAGTTTGGACATTCAGAACGGTTTTTTCGGATATCTTTTCGGATTTTTTGTTTTTTTTTTCGGTTTTTCGGGTTACCCGTTCGGGTTTGGTTAATAACACTTCGGGTTCGGATATGTTTTGTACCACCTTACAAGATCTATTCGGATATTTTTTACATTTCGGACCGGGTTTTTCGGTTCGGGTTCGGTTCGGATTTAGGATTATGGATTTTACGCCAATGCCTACCCTCGTCTTTGACTAGCTCTACGTATCCTTTGATGTACACATCGAATAATAATATAATAAATACACACATATTAATAAATATGTCTTTTTTGTTGTGAATAAACGTAAAATCAATCAAACCAAGTAACCAACCATTCAATTTTCTTGGTAAGTAACGAAACAAAAGGGAAGCAATAAAGAGAGCCACAGAAAAGAGACCTAACAGAGAAACACGTAATGTTTCATCTGCCCATCCATTCAACCTACCACACTCCCATCCCCCTTCTCCTTTGTCCTCTTGTTATATAATCTCACTCACCGTTTGCTATCTAAATATATACACACAACTTGCATACTACACAAGATCACACATCTATCAACTTTTGTAAAACATGGTGATGAGTAGGCCGTCATCATCGTTGGATGAGATCAGAAAGACGAGAACGCATGTGCGCCCAACGTGGAAAGACACTCTCTTGGACGGTTAACATCATTAATCCTTTTTCTAATCATTACCTACACAACTATCCTGTCTTATTCACATCTAATTACTCTTTTAATCAAGGGACCATGTGATGAGCGCACTATGTAGATTCGCAATTCTCAACGACATTAAGAAGTTTTAAAACAAAGGAAATGTGTTTTTGGCTATCTAAACCTGAAAATCAATCAATCCCTTGATCCAACTAGTTTGCATAAGTTTTATGATCTGATATGGTGCAAAGTGTGTGAATTAAGGAGTTAAATGAATTTATTAATTACTTGGCTAAAATAAAGTGTAACCAGTAATAGTTACATTCCAACACTTACAATGACACTCGCATGCAACCTCAACATCTTCTTCTCTTCCTACCAACAAACTCTTTCTGCTTCAATAATTCCACTTCATCTCCTAGTATCGCTGCCATCACCTGCATCCTATTCTGAGCCTCAGCCATCTCTCCAGCCACTTCCCGGCAACTCGCTCCAAGCTCCAATGCCTTGGCCTCACAACTAGCCATCTCCTTCTCCGTCTCAAGCAACAGTTTCCTCAAATTACCAGTTTTCTCGTGAAGTAGCCTTAGTCGACTGTATGAACTCATAAACTCACTCAACACCTGCACATGTTTCGCTGAAACACTCTCCAGCTGAAGCTTCTCTGAGTTGTACTGCTCCATTAGGTCATCCAAATCGGGGAA
The DNA window shown above is from Brassica oleracea var. oleracea cultivar TO1000 chromosome C3, BOL, whole genome shotgun sequence and carries:
- the LOC106331650 gene encoding uncharacterized protein LOC106331650 gives rise to the protein MQTGNCFRCRQTGHWISDCPLKSKADDDPPPPSIHCPCGGGLCETKLSNTKENPGRRFYKCPAAQKCTFFKWCDKATDEDIRFRPAFTIPDCPCGSGPCRRVVADSGRAYLQCGVKKGFGACGFFKWVDDVEVRCDAADEIGFWEEADLVLSDVESSFLAAAAGVPENTEDDSSVSDVHSAPAAVNQGFLMSEPVVIEPGEKLHGDCALSKLSVDEATSGLGRDTVSNGSVAKREMICYEQPVEEAEWSFPDLDDLMEQYNSEKLQLESVSAKHVQVLSEFMSSYSRLRLLHEKTGNLRKLLLETEKEMASCEAEALELGASCREVAGEMAEAQNRMQVMAAILGDEVELLKQKEFVGRKRRRC